DNA sequence from the Salvelinus alpinus chromosome 7, SLU_Salpinus.1, whole genome shotgun sequence genome:
ctgacgcctctagcactgagatgcagtgccttagacctgttttaaaactctgcagctgcaataaaataaaaaattataatcttctatacaattaaaaaataagttgacccccgaaagccagatggagatgtgtAAATTAGATGCTCAGTCggtctttatattactgtagcacaGGCTAAGCTGCAGCAAATGTAGGTCTACCTGTCACAATAAAATGTTACCATGAGATGATAGGATAATACttagatgggctgtctgtctccaacctaagtgttgaTGATTCATCATGCATTGACCAGAGAGAAGGCCATAGAGAACTCAGATGTAGACATTGCATATAATTTAACGTCATGCTGTTCATACAAATTTGATtataatttaccggtttctcgcagttatttatggcgggaaaagggagtggttttgggcAGTAAATCTTGGTAAATGCCATTCAACCCTAGTGTTCACCTGTGTGAGGTTGTTGGCCTGCTGCAGGTTGCGGGTCTGTTTAACTGCATCCTCGTAGCGGGGGGGGTCCCTGTTCTTGGGGGGCTGGGTAACGAGGGATGAGGGGTGGAGGATGAAGGCGGGCTGGGATGGAGACTGGGGGGATTGAGAGAAGAGGAAAACATTTAACACAACCTACCTGGTCTGTAACAAAGACTCATATACCGAATGTAAGATTTGAAAGGATTTGAGAGAGAAAGGTAGGTTTGCAATATGTATTTTGCATCACATTTAGGTTAGAGTATGATGTTTTCCTAATAATAAATAGAGAAAGCGTACCTTGTTAACAGGCCCATTGGAAAGGTTGTGGCTGGGTGAAGCCCCACGGGGAGAGAGCCTGTTATCTGGGGAGCTGCTCAGGAAACACTGGGGAGGCATGTCGGGCATAGTCTGGTTCTCCACCATCCCAGAGCCATTACAAACTGTAACAGTCTAGAAAAGACACAGAAGGGGGTAAAAATACATGATCGTAGTGTTAAGAAACCAATTAACTAGCTTGCTAATATCACTGCACTCGCTAAGTCTAGTGGTCTTACGCCTAGTtaactggtctgtaacctgattTAAGATGTGCATCTATGTGACTTGAAATCACCTGCAAAATGTGGTTGTGATTAGTTATCTGCTGAGTGGAGGCTGTCTCCATCTTGGTGGTATGCAGCTGGGAGATGGAGGCTTGCATCAAACCTGGGGCTTGATTTGACAACGTAGCCTGGAGGACAGGAAGGAGGATCTGAGTAGAGCCATCCTGGGCCGTGAGTAGGGTCTGGGAAACAGGCTGGCCTAGAACCTGGGACACTCTCCCCTGGTGGCTGATGAAGAACTGGGGCAGACTGGGGGCCGGATTGGGCTGGGAATGGGGTCTGGAGTTACAAATGACATCCTCTACCTTCACCACAGTGGGGAGAGTCTGTGGGGCCAGGGTTGAGTTAATCATGGCTGAGCAGTTAGGAAGGACCCTGCCTTCCATTTTGACTGCGTTGGAGGTCTGGATCATGGGGACGGGGTCTGAGGAGGGTTCCTGGAGGGGCTGGGTCTTCTTCTCCACCCCCAGCTGCATCTTGAGCTCCTCCACCAGCCTCTGCTCCTGCTCCAGCTTCCTCATCAGCTCCTCGATCTGACGTTCCTTCTCGTGGAGCCGTCGGTCTTTCTCCTCCGGGACAACACCCAGCCCAAGGTGGGACATCCCTGCGCCTGTCCGACAGAGGCTCACCCTCTGGGGGTCGCAAAGGAGCTTGGATACCCTGGGCATCCCTCCGTCGTCTCTGAAGGTGGCGAGGTCTGTGGGGATTGGGGACACTGGGGCTGTGGCGCTCATGCTCTCTGGTGCCACCTGGTGGGCAGGTAGGAGAAGTGCAGGGGATGAGCCAACCTCTATGGGAACTGAGGAGGGGAGGGTTTTTGGGCCGGGGGTTGGGACCGGGGTGCTGGGACTCTCCTGGTAGGGCTTCAGCCTCTCGATGAGATCAGTCTTGGTCCCTGAGACAGGGAGGCTTCGCAATTTCAGCTCCAGTTTCAACTCGGCCACCTTCATGTCCTCCAGGTTAGGAGGCAGGTGGCCAGGCTTGCGGTTGGACAGGCTGTTGGGACGGACAGGGGTGGGAGGAGGGACAGTGACATGGGCGGCAGGAGGTAGGGACAGCACTATAGAGGTTGGCAGGCCGCTCACACTGCTGTTCTGACCCTCAGCTACAggcctggaggaggagagggaggtgaatggagagagaaacaagaggaaAAGGGAGTGTAAAGAGGGTGGAGTGAGATATGGCGAAGAAGGGAGGGGAAatgtgggggaaagagagagagaagggaaatgtTTTAGCAATATGAAAGGAATAAGGAGCTTTATCTGCCCTGCACCTTAGTACACAATCAGTCAATAGAACAATGCAGAGTTCCAACAATAACTGACATACACAGTTCTAATGGGCCTTGGATCAACTCCCACTAACAGGGAAATGATAGAAAAGGCCAAAACAACATCCTGCAGGTTATTAATATCATTACAGAGGATTTGTTATTGGAAACTAGCTAATTGTCAGTTTGCCATTCAGGCCATTGGAAACAACAACAGTTGGTTTGCTTTATAGGTGTATTTTATAGGTgtattctgtattttgaaagttacatacaatatcttgaaaacttgattgctgataagcaaaacattttgtgactatgtcaacaatggactaaagaaacaaataacaaaatatagtttttaggtggaattttcctttaagtTACAAGCAGCGGCGTAGCACGCACACCAGCGAGGCGGGGGTGCCACCAACCCCCAGGTATTGAAAATCAGaccatctgtattttttttaatatactgTTTATACCGTAAACCAGGGTATCGCCCAAGATTCCCTGACCTGCTCGGGTCGGATCTCGGAATTTCAGGTCTATTGAGCCTCTGGGGCAAATGCAAACTTAAATCACATTTTCACTAAGTCTCCCATTGACAAAGTGGAGATTGGACTTAAGAGGAAGTTTCGATTTGACCCCAGGAGTGTTATTTTCTTGCCCTGATATGAcagtaaaatcctactttaaGGGTGCTGGGAGGATGGTGTGGTAGTtgtagtgctgctgctgctgctggttgaGGATCTGCAGCTGGAGGAAGAGCTGCTGCTGGTGGAGGATCTTGGCGTAGGATGAGTCCATGGGGGCTTCGCTGGCCTCCTGTTTCTGGTCTGGGGGGACATACTGGTGGTACTTTAACTTCTTGACCCGGGGCTTTGGCTCCTTGCCCTTCTTACTGCGATTCCTCTCTCCCGGCTGTTTGGGCTGGCTCTGCtgtgggatgagagaggagaaacaTCAAGATAAAGAAGATGCACATGATTGAAAACTAGTCAGTCTGCCTTACAGACTTGTTTTAATAAACAGGGACAGGTCTGACAATCTGTGTTGAGAAGTGACTCAAGTACTGTTTTTTTTCAATGACCGAAAGATGACAATCCAGATTTTAGTACAGAAAGATATATTTACATTAATTTATTCAGCGATTTGGATTCAATGCTAGTTCAAAGACTGAGCTTTTGTTTCAATGTGAAGCTTGATGTTTAGAAAGTATACTTTCCTAAACAGTACACAGAACAATGTGTCTGCTTACTTTCACTAGGGTGGGCCCTGGCTTTGAAGGAACGACAGTGATGATAGGCTGAGACGCGGGTGCTGGGCGACTGACTGGCAGCTCTTTGGTGGAGAGAGCTTTGAGGAAGTCTGCCGTTGCCTGGGTGACAACAGGAAAGGGCTGGGACAGAAGACAGAGGAACAGATTTCAGTCATAACTGTAAGCCTATAACTTACATAACTAAGGTTCTTGTTAATAATTTGCATTTCTCTGAACATTTACATAAATTCTTACAATCATTCAGGGGTAGACAAAGAACGAGAGGTAtgattagggttgcaaagctactggtaatttaccaaagttactttGGTCATTTATACTTGGATAACTTAGATATTCATATACATACTCGTTTTTTATACATGTCCATATTTTCCATGAGTTTCTAGTCCAGGTTTCCTTACTCCAGTCCTCAAGTACCTCATcaacacacatttttgttgtagccccgaACAAACTCgtctgattcaactcattgagagCTTGATGATtcattgacaagttgaatcaggtgtgcttgttcacggctacaataaaaatgtgtactttTGGAGGGtacccgaggactggagttgggaaacactgctctagtgGATAGACCATATTGTTCGAGAGAAAATAGCATCTAAAATCAACAGCATTATTTTTAATTAACTGAAAGTCTTTCAACTATtaacttttttcacaactgccaccagtttaaTGGCAAAACATTGATAACAaagacatagtaaaataaataactgtaaagaaatataaaatatatctaatgctgaaaccctcatattaaaacATCAAtagtattcactaagttgatggtatatatatataagatcatgttttacagctttgtcattaaaATGCTTATTTTAAAATCATCTTATTTGATTATTTTACACAGAGAACCATAGCTAattagacacctgtgataatctgtaGTACCCAAAAAGGCCACTAGATGTCATCTTATAAAATTTCCCCCCAAACCTTGAAAGCTACCAAAATTctagtagtttactggtaaactctGAAAGTTTCAAGTAATATACCCTCTCTTTGTAACTCAGGTATGATGAAGCATATGTATTGTCCTTCAAAAGGAAATTCAAGTGGATAAAGAACCTCCCTAGTCCTACCTGTAGAATTGTGTGGTTGTTGGTGATTGTGGGCAGCGGTGGTGGGCAGGGGGCCTCCAGGGCCCGAGGTTCCCCAGGGGAGGGTGTGGAGGCCTTGGACTCATGGCTGGCCGGCTGCTCTGGAGACAGGGCGTCCCCGCTGTCCTCCTCAAACCCGTACGTGTCCAGCGCTTTGGGGTAGTTTACTGAGGGACCAACACATTCAACATTAACACAGCACATTAACCAAAATGTCCACATCAAGTTTAGAAAGGGGTAAAGGTGAACGAACAGGCAGGTTCAGGCTGTCCATCTAATTGTACTTATTATGATCTAAAAAACAAAACTGATCCCAATTCAGCACTCCTACACTCAGACTCCTGATACGGCTCcatatcactttctctctctctaccaggccTTACCAATGATGGCCTCCTTGACGCTGGGTTCTACAGGGAGAATGTTCTTTTCTACCAGTTCCATGGGGCCGGGGCGCTGGGCCAGCTTCTCATTCAGGTCGTCAGCCAGCCTGGCCCTCTTCAGCTTCATCTGGGTGGCCTGCAGGGAGGGCTCTGCCCCAGTCTCCTTGAGGATGTGCATTCTGACCAGTTCAGATCTCTCTGGTCGGCTGCGGATCTTGTGTTTCAGGAAGTTTTCAGTCTGGGAAAGGGAAAACGGGGACAGGGCATTTTCAAGAAGTCCATACAAGAATACTGAATATATTGGGGAATGTATTTGCAAGGCTGAGCTCTTACCCTGGCTCTCTCCAGGCTGCGTATCTGCTCATGAAATGCCGCTGGGCTCTTTAGAGCTGCATGGAGAGAAACACATCGTCAGCTTCTCAACAGACACCTCTAACTCTAACACATAACTCAATTATGACTACATGAAGTGGCAGTGCCCATACTCACGAGGCATGATGCCCTGGTCTACCAGCTGCTCACGGGTACGTCTCTGCTGTAGCCTCAGCTGAAggactgttgggggggggggggggggggagagaaatgTAGACTCTTCAGTAAACACAACCAGAAACTGCCTGCATCTGCGGGTCTGAAGTCATCATGACTAACTGAGGCATCTGAGGTTTCACAAGAGGATGTGGTTCTGTTAGAACGCTAGACACACAGACCAGCAAAGTTTGGACTCCCACGGCCACCACAACTCACTTCCTTTACCACCAGCAGTGTGACAACAATGGAATGTCCATCAAATCATTAACAAGCCTGGTTGGTTTCACTTGAATCCCTTTTCTGAACAataatttaattacttaaaacgGTTTCATTCTTTGTTCCTTTTAGCTGCAGCCAAGGCTAATCAAATCCGGCACAAACTCATTTCAATAATCAAAAGCATTGGAAAATTATACAGGAACAGAAAATCAGGGGGAATTGTGATTTCTCTCAAATAGCTAAACAGGCAAAACATGATTTCAAACAGCTAAATCAGCTAGCCTAAATGTACTTGATTAATTGGCTTGGGCGGTATCTAGATTTTCATACCGTCCTTCTCTCATCCCGGGATTTATGGTATTACCGGCATAGCACACAAGAAAAGCCCATTGGGCCTCTAGTACCAGAAAGCTAACAAAATTAGCAAACTAATAGCGAGATCACATAGACGCTGTCAGCTAAATGCTAACGAGCGAAAACGAACATAAACTAAATTGCAAAGACAGCAAAATACAGatcataaagttatacaagcaTAGCCAATagctaccgaatgtcattttCGGTGAGTGTGGACATTTACATGCAAAAGTGAATGAGAgaaattgtgcaaatgaacaaagttaTGAAAAGCATGCGTGTACAAGGCACAAATgggagaaaaagaaaaaaaacgctAGTAGGAAGCACAGGGAAGAAATAACTCATCCAGAGCTTTTTGACTTCTGGCATGAAGACATTATAGGCTATCTGATGGCAAACATTTAGTAGTGAATTGCATACAAGTGTAACatcacccgttagataaaatacgtaacggttccgtatttcactgaaagaataaacgttttgtttttgaaatgacagtttccggatttgaccatattaatgacctaaggctcgtatttctgtgcgttattatattataattaagtctatgatttgatatgtgatagagcagtctgactgagcggtggtaggcagcagcaggctcgtaagcattcattcaaacagcactttcgtgcgtttgccagcagctcttcgttgtgcttcaagcattgagctgtttatgacttcaagcctattaCCTCCCGAGATTAGTCTGGTGTAACCGATgttaaatggctagctagttagcggggtgcgcgctaatagcgtttcaaacgtcactcgctctgagacttggagtagttgttccccttgctctgcaagggccgcggcttttgtggagcgatgggtaacgatgcttcgaagGTGGCTGCTGTCGATGTGTTCCATGTTCGAgtccaggtaggggcgaggagagggacggaagctatactgttacactggcaatactaaagtgcctataagaacatccaatagtcaaaggtatatgaaatacaaatggtatagagagaaatagtcctataattcctataatactcaacctaaaacttcttacctgggaattgAAGCCtcatattgaagactcatgttaaaaaggaaccaccagctttcatatgttctcatgttctgagcaaggaacttaaacgttagcttttttacatggcacatattgcacttttactttcttctccaacactttgtttttgcattatttaaaccaaattgaacatgtttcattatttatttgaggctaaattgatttgattgatgtattatattaagttaaaataaaactgttcattcagtattgttgtaattgtcattacaaataaaaataaaataaaatcgtccgattaatcggtattggtATTGAAatatcataatcggtcaacctctagattggacatgatttggaaaggcacaaacctgtctatgtaaggtcccacagttgacagtgcatgtcagagcaaaaatcaagccatgaggtcaaaggaattgtccatagctccgagacaggattgtgtcgatgcacatgatctgggaaagggtaccaaaacaacttctacatcattgaaggtccccaagaacacagtggctcaCACTCTGCTCACTTCAGGAGCATAAAACGGCAGAATATACAAAGGCCAGCCGCAGCAGCAGGAGGGGGGTCTGGAaaagttttttcttcttctggttaGGCCACCGTggtctctggctccctcttgagtcatttgtCAGTCTTAGTTATTtaatcacagtgtgcttaaagcagACAAGCTTACATATAGTTTATTTAATTAAAGCACatacagttcattcggaaagtattcagaccccttgacttttcccacattttgttacagccttattctaaaatggattacattgtttttccccctcatcaatctacacacaatacctcataatgacaaagcaaaaacaggttcagaaattcttgtatatttatttttttaaatctaaaaatgaaatatcacatttacgtaagtattcaaaccctttactcagtactttgttgaagcaccttaaatcagtgattacagccttgcgtatgacactacaagcttggcacatctgtatttggggagtttctcccattcttcactacagatgctctcaagctcgtcagattggatggggagcgttgctgcacagctattttcaggtctctccagagatgttcaaatcgggttcaagtccgggctcactcaaggacattgagacttcgcaaaaccactcctgcgttgtcttggctgtgtgcttagggtcgttgtcctgttggaaggtgaaccttcaccccagtctgaggtcctgagcgctttggagcaggttttcatcaagcatcGCTCTGTACTtagttccgttcatctttccctttctcctgactagtctcccagtccatgccactgaaaaacatccccacaacatgatgctgccaccaccatgcttcactgtaggaatggtgccagacatgatggcattcaggcaaaagagttcaatcttggtttcatcagaccagagaatcttgtttctcatggtctgagagtctttaggtgccttttggcaaactccaagcgggctgtcatgtgccttttactgagaagtagcttccgtcttgccactctaccataaaggcctgattggtggagtgctgcagagatggttgtccttctggaagcttctcccatctccacagaggaactctggagctctgtcagaatgacctttgggttcttggtcacctccctgaccaaggcccttctctcccaattgctcagtttggccgggcggccagctccaggaagagtcttagtggttccaaacccttccccagatctgtgcctcaacacaatcttgtctcggagctctacggagaattccttcgaactcatggcttggttttgctccaacatgcactgtcaattgtgggaccttatatagacaggtgtgcctttccaaatcatgtccaagcaattgaattgaccacaggtggaatacaaatcaagttgtagaaacatatcaaggatgatcgatggaaacaggatgcacctgagctaaatttcaagtctcatagcaaaagttctgaatacttatgtaaatacgtttttttttaaatgaactttgaatcaattttagaataaggctgtaacgtaacaaaatgtggaaaaagggaagggtctgaataattcccgaatgcactgtagggtgtgtctatatggaAAAACATACGTTTTAGAATTTAGACCAATTGATTGTTTGAAAAACCAGACAACTATTGGTCGACCaagattattattttaaaaaattgggGACAGCCCTTACATGTGCGAACACGTTCTATTGGAAAACCATCTAATGAGTGAACATGTAATCAATCTGAAACATTCTTACACGAGTTTAACAACGTTCATTTTGTTTTGCCAGTATTAAGTCCAAGTTTTAAAATCAGCAAAGGATTACTGCATAGCTATGAAATCTGACTGTAGTTTTGAAAAAGCTAGATAAACAGTCGGGGCAATATCATCATCCGCATATagatgaatttgacaatttttaacAGATTGACCAATGGTGTTTGTATACATAGTGAAGAGAACAGGTCCCAAAAACAACCTGTGGTACACATTTATGCACTTCAAGAAATTCAGACTAACCCATCAATCACGATGGCCTGaattctgtcactaagataatcaaGAAATTATGAACATGCGTCAGAGCTCAGGCCTATAGAGGACAACTTATTAAATAAAATAGCATGATCAACATTATCAAATGCTTTTGACAGGTCCACAAACAAAGCAGCACATTTCATTTAGTGTATAAAGCATTGACAAGAACATTAACAACTAAA
Encoded proteins:
- the mrtfba gene encoding myocardin-related transcription factor B isoform X1, which codes for MEPQGLPRAEGDYEMLGLLVPSPQSEAVTHELEELTLQPSNNLPPLNERKNVLQLRLQQRRTREQLVDQGIMPPLKSPAAFHEQIRSLERARTENFLKHKIRSRPERSELVRMHILKETGAEPSLQATQMKLKRARLADDLNEKLAQRPGPMELVEKNILPVEPSVKEAIIVNYPKALDTYGFEEDSGDALSPEQPASHESKASTPSPGEPRALEAPCPPPLPTITNNHTILQPFPVVTQATADFLKALSTKELPVSRPAPASQPIITVVPSKPGPTLVKQSQPKQPGERNRSKKGKEPKPRVKKLKYHQYVPPDQKQEASEAPMDSSYAKILHQQQLFLQLQILNQQQQQHYNYHTILPAPLKPVAEGQNSSVSGLPTSIVLSLPPAAHVTVPPPTPVRPNSLSNRKPGHLPPNLEDMKVAELKLELKLRSLPVSGTKTDLIERLKPYQESPSTPVPTPGPKTLPSSVPIEVGSSPALLLPAHQVAPESMSATAPVSPIPTDLATFRDDGGMPRVSKLLCDPQRVSLCRTGAGMSHLGLGVVPEEKDRRLHEKERQIEELMRKLEQEQRLVEELKMQLGVEKKTQPLQEPSSDPVPMIQTSNAVKMEGRVLPNCSAMINSTLAPQTLPTVVKVEDVICNSRPHSQPNPAPSLPQFFISHQGRVSQVLGQPVSQTLLTAQDGSTQILLPVLQATLSNQAPGLMQASISQLHTTKMETASTQQITNHNHILQTVTVCNGSGMVENQTMPDMPPQCFLSSSPDNRLSPRGASPSHNLSNGPVNKSPSQPAFILHPSSLVTQPPKNRDPPRYEDAVKQTRNLQQANNLTQVSTATSQQMDDLFDILIQSGEITPFIQQDLPSLSTKTVPVTANITTLPVNTALSRTPPQIQVAPPPTPPFDPLPLPSLASDNQLEAFLEGTLNNPSPTTDPRTLGLIEELQSQLLDQPYSPMDTSELSFCDSTSPPSSLNMGLSDTVLDNMEWLDLTMPSDPAGGLTPLGIPSDFLDTHDLQLHWD
- the mrtfba gene encoding myocardin-related transcription factor B isoform X2; translation: MEPQGLPRAEGDYEMLGLLVPSPQSEAVTHELEELTLQPSNNLPPLNERKNVLQLRLQQRRTREQLVDQGIMPPLKSPAAFHEQIRSLERARTENFLKHKIRSRPERSELVRMHILKETGAEPSLQATQMKLKRARLADDLNEKLAQRPGPMELVEKNILPVEPSVKEAIIVNYPKALDTYGFEEDSGDALSPEQPASHESKASTPSPGEPRALEAPCPPPLPTITNNHTILQPFPVVTQATADFLKALSTKELPVSRPAPASQPIITVVPSKPGPTLVKQSQPKQPGERNRSKKGKEPKPRVKKLKYHQYVPPDQKQEASEAPMDSSYAKILHQQQLFLQLQILNQQQQQHYNYHTILPAPLKPVAEGQNSSVSGLPTSIVLSLPPAAHVTVPPPTPVRPNSLSNRKPGHLPPNLEDMKVAELKLELKLRSLPVSGTKTDLIERLKPYQESPSTPVPTPGPKTLPSSVPIEVGSSPALLLPAHQVAPESMSATAPVSPIPTDLATFRDDGGMPRVSKLLCDPQRVSLCRTGAGMSHLGLGVVPEEKDRRLHEKERQIEELMRKLEQEQRLVEELKMQLGVEKKTQPLQEPSSDPVPMIQTSNAVKMEGRVLPNCSAMINSTLAPQTLPTVVKVEDVICNSRPHSQPNPAPSLPQFFISHQGRVSQVLGQPVSQTLLTAQDGSTQILLPVLQATLSNQAPGLMQASISQLHTTKMETASTQQITNHNHILQTVTVCNGSGMVENQTMPDMPPQCFLSSSPDNRLSPRGASPSHNLSNGPVNKVSTATSQQMDDLFDILIQSGEITPFIQQDLPSLSTKTVPVTANITTLPVNTALSRTPPQIQVAPPPTPPFDPLPLPSLASDNQLEAFLEGTLNNPSPTTDPRTLGLIEELQSQLLDQPYSPMDTSELSFCDSTSPPSSLNMGLSDTVLDNMEWLDLTMPSDPAGGLTPLGIPSDFLDTHDLQLHWD